Genomic segment of Pseudomonas iranensis:
GTCCTTCATGGCCTGATGTGCCCGGCGCAGATCCTTTTCCATCACCATCCGTTGACGCAGTTGCCTCAAGACAATCAGTCCGAAGACCGTGAACGCGGTAATCACCGACATCAGCACGAAACCGGTTTTGATCAGGTCCCAGCGCCACGGCGCAATGATCGATTCGCGGGAAAGGCCGGTTTCGACCACCAGCGGATAGGTGCTCAAAGCTCTGTAACCGTAAAGACGCTGGGTGCCGTCGACGACCGCTCGGACCTCGGCGACCCCTTGACTGGAAAAGGGCAGGTAGTTTTTGAACACCTCACTGTCGGCGAGGCTCTGACCGATTACCGAAGCGATGAAGGGACGCCGCACGAGAATGGTGCCGTTGCGCAGCGCCAGCACCAGTGCACCCTTGTCGTCGATCTTGAAATCGCCGTAATAGTCGACGAAATAACTGACCTTGATCGTCCCCAGCAGCACGCCGGCGAAGGAGCCGTCCGGGTTATTCAAGCGGCGGGAAATCGGGATGATCAGGTCGTCGGTGGATTTGCTCTTGACGACATCACCGATACGCACGTTTCGATCGGTGTTGGCGCGGTGATACTGGAAGTAGTCGCGGTCAGCGTTGTTCGCCGGGTCCGGGATCATTTCCTTGTCGGTGACGATCCATTTGCCGTCCGGGCCGTAGATAAACAGTCCATGCAACTGCGGCATCAACTTGGCCTGCTGCACCAGCAAGTTGTGGATGCGCGGCACGTCGATGTTTTGCAGGCCATCACCTTCGACGCGCTCGCCCAGTGCGGCGGTCAACACATCGACCTGGCGGATGGCGTCTTCGGCATGTTGCGCGGTTGCCCGCGCGAGGTTGGTGACCGAATCACGCGCCGACGAGAAGGCTGCATGATAGTCACGCCAGGTTCGCCATCCCTCCACGCCGAGAAACGCCAGAATGACCGTCAGCATGAAGATGACTGTCAGGCGGAAAGCGGCGATCTCGCTGGCAGCTTTGATGGGAGCGGTTTGTGCGGCGTCATGCCCCCGGCTTTTGGGCATCTTACGACCGAGCATTTGAGGGTCCTTATGCTTGTCATCTCTCATCTCTTGAAAGATGACCATCCTTTTCCACCTGGAATTCAATTTACTGCCTTGGCCAGGCTGTCGCGATTGGATCGTTCCAAGCCGTGCCGGGTCAACATCTGTAATTGAAGCGCGCCTTGAGGTGAGACTTGTGAGCGAAATCATCACCGCCGGTGACTTGAACATCGACCTGCACAATGCCAACGAAACCGGCCTGTTCAAATGGCTGCTGGCGAGTTTTCTGATGGGCAAAAGGATTCAGGGCGCCATCGCCGCCAAGGCGTATCAAGTCATAGTAGAGCAGCATCACCAAGACACCCCGCAAAAGCTGGCGCAGTGTACGCACCGTCAACTGGTGTCGATGCTGGGGCAGGCGCGGTACGTGCGCTACGACGAAAGCACGGCGTCGCGATTACTCGCGCTGGCCAACAAGCTCAACAGCGAGTACGCCGGCAAGGTGAGCAACATCGTGGCGGCGAGCGCGGATCGTAAGGCGCTGGAGAAGCGCCTGTCCGAGTTCGAGGGGATAGGGCCGAAGACCGTTGAGATCTTCATGAGGGAAGCGGCTGCGGTGCTGTTTTGAATGGCCGATAGCGAACCAAGGCTCACATCGTAAAGAAGGTTGCCGCCAGTTCGTTCATCAGGATCAGCGTTCCGCCGGCGAATATCGCACAGCCCAGCAGAAACTGGAGTCCCGGGGCGACACCCAGGCTTGAGGGGAAACTCAGGTTTTTATCAATTCTCATGTCGCGCTCCTGTTACCGATGAAAACTTTCAGCCACATCGATTGAACGGTTGCGCTGCGCCAATACGCGCTTGGCGGCCACAGGCATCGT
This window contains:
- a CDS encoding sensor domain-containing diguanylate cyclase, translating into MLGRKMPKSRGHDAAQTAPIKAASEIAAFRLTVIFMLTVILAFLGVEGWRTWRDYHAAFSSARDSVTNLARATAQHAEDAIRQVDVLTAALGERVEGDGLQNIDVPRIHNLLVQQAKLMPQLHGLFIYGPDGKWIVTDKEMIPDPANNADRDYFQYHRANTDRNVRIGDVVKSKSTDDLIIPISRRLNNPDGSFAGVLLGTIKVSYFVDYYGDFKIDDKGALVLALRNGTILVRRPFIASVIGQSLADSEVFKNYLPFSSQGVAEVRAVVDGTQRLYGYRALSTYPLVVETGLSRESIIAPWRWDLIKTGFVLMSVITAFTVFGLIVLRQLRQRMVMEKDLRRAHQAMKDMALTDSLTGLANRRRLDTALVDEIRLARRQGSSISLIMIDVDHFKLYNDSYGHAAGDDCLSAVGQAIAQAVKRPGDLAVRYGGEEFSVLLPNTDIRGAALVAQEILEAIRSLRMEHKAHPLGHVTASAGIAVGKPAEQEVSPATLIESADKLLYAAKQKGRDRYCIGEEVLGA
- a CDS encoding DNA methylase, which translates into the protein MSEIITAGDLNIDLHNANETGLFKWLLASFLMGKRIQGAIAAKAYQVIVEQHHQDTPQKLAQCTHRQLVSMLGQARYVRYDESTASRLLALANKLNSEYAGKVSNIVAASADRKALEKRLSEFEGIGPKTVEIFMREAAAVLF